From Patescibacteria group bacterium, a single genomic window includes:
- the gatC gene encoding aspartyl/glutamyl-tRNA(Asn/Gln) amidotransferase subunit C: MKINISHVAKLANLTLTDEEKERFTSQLSTVIEYIEKLNEVNTDNIPETSQVTGLENVFREDNLKECLKQKDALSGAKQTYNGLFVVKGILENE; encoded by the coding sequence ATGAAAATCAACATTTCCCATGTAGCAAAACTAGCCAATCTAACTCTTACAGATGAAGAAAAAGAACGATTTACATCCCAACTCTCAACAGTTATTGAATATATTGAAAAACTAAACGAAGTAAACACTGATAATATTCCTGAAACAAGTCAAGTAACAGGACTGGAAAATGTTTTTAGAGAGGATAATCTAAAAGAATGTCTTAAGCAAAAAGATGCGCTATCAGGAGCAAAACAAACATACAACGGTTTATTTGTAGTCAAAGGTATTCTTGAAAATGAGTAG
- the gatB gene encoding aspartyl/glutamyl-tRNA(Asn/Gln) amidotransferase subunit B — MNKYLPVIGLEVHVELNTKSKMFCGCSTDYFGKSPNTLTCPVCLGLPGALPVPNKLAIEYCMMIAHALNCEINTFSKFDRKNYFYPDLPKGFQISQYDLPFGANGHITLKNGKKIRIRRVHMEEDTAKLTHGYLKTKNTNLNNSNYKSKVSFIDYNRSGVPLVEIVTEPDFTDAKEVVEYLQKLRQIVRYLEVSNADMEKGEMRLEPNISLKKIDQDAFPSYKVEVKNINSFRFVEKAINYEISRQREILEKGSTPQQETRGWDEDKGLTFSQRVKEEANDYRYFPEPDIPPIRYSLNQISNLKSQVPELQEEKIARFVKQFAIPYYDAEILTREKALADYFEEAVKIGHPKGITPKQIGNAIINKKIDYLKTPPERLITEIEESTKIETISDDQLQSVIEKVLMENPKAVQDYKSGKESVIMFLVGMTMRAIKRKIDAQIVRKKLEERLKK; from the coding sequence ATGAATAAATATCTACCTGTTATCGGTCTTGAGGTCCATGTAGAACTAAATACAAAAAGCAAAATGTTTTGCGGATGTAGCACAGATTATTTCGGTAAAAGTCCGAATACGCTAACTTGTCCTGTTTGTCTTGGTCTTCCCGGAGCTTTACCTGTTCCCAATAAACTTGCGATCGAATACTGCATGATGATTGCCCATGCACTAAACTGTGAGATCAATACATTTTCTAAATTTGATAGAAAAAATTATTTCTATCCTGATCTACCAAAAGGATTTCAGATAAGTCAATATGATCTACCTTTTGGAGCAAATGGTCATATTACCCTCAAAAATGGCAAAAAAATTCGCATAAGACGCGTTCATATGGAAGAAGACACTGCCAAACTCACACATGGTTATCTCAAAACTAAAAATACTAATCTTAATAATAGCAATTATAAATCAAAAGTTTCTTTTATTGACTACAACCGCAGTGGAGTGCCTCTAGTTGAGATAGTAACTGAACCAGATTTTACTGATGCAAAAGAAGTTGTTGAGTATTTACAAAAACTCAGACAGATTGTTCGTTATCTTGAAGTCTCTAATGCAGATATGGAAAAAGGTGAAATGCGCTTAGAACCAAATATCTCACTCAAAAAAATAGATCAAGATGCTTTTCCTTCTTACAAAGTAGAGGTCAAAAATATAAATTCATTTAGATTCGTTGAAAAAGCTATAAACTATGAGATCTCAAGACAAAGAGAAATTCTTGAAAAAGGCAGTACTCCTCAACAAGAAACACGAGGATGGGACGAGGACAAAGGACTGACGTTTTCTCAGAGAGTAAAGGAAGAAGCCAATGATTATCGTTATTTTCCAGAACCTGATATTCCTCCTATTAGATATTCTTTGAATCAAATTAGCAATCTTAAATCTCAAGTGCCAGAATTACAGGAAGAAAAAATAGCACGATTTGTCAAGCAATTTGCAATACCCTACTATGATGCAGAAATCTTAACAAGAGAAAAAGCTCTTGCTGATTATTTTGAGGAAGCTGTAAAGATTGGACACCCAAAAGGGATAACCCCCAAACAAATAGGAAATGCAATTATCAATAAAAAAATTGATTATTTAAAAACTCCTCCTGAGAGATTAATTACAGAGATCGAAGAGAGCACAAAAATTGAGACAATATCAGATGATCAGTTACAATCAGTTATAGAAAAAGTCTTAATGGAAAATCCAAAAGCTGTTCAAGACTACAAATCTGGAAAAGAATCTGTCATAATGTTCCTAGTTGGGATGACGATGCGTGCTATTAAACGTAAAATTGATGCGCAGATAGTAAGAAAAAAACTTGAGGAAAGATTGAAAAAATAA
- the gatA gene encoding glutamyl-tRNA(Gln) amidotransferase subunit A — MSSYINLTIKQAREMLDRKEISSFELTKSYIERIKKLDSQLNAFLTVCEDEALQAAKAADKRIVQGESTPLLGIPIALKDLFITRGIRTTAASKVLENYIPQYDGTVVKRLKDAGAIILGKTNLDAWAHGSSGENSDFQPTKNPYHLDYIPGGSSSGSSVAVAADLALAASGTDTGGSIRLPASFCNVVGLKPTYGRVSRYGVIAMASSLDSIGHFTKTVEDNALYLSVSAGQDPMDATTPPVPVPDYLQKLKAGVKGLKIGVPKEYFIQGLDAKVKACIEKALLFYQEQGAELIEISLPHTTYAIEVYYIIQTAEVSSNLARYDGIRYGKDRSYFSDEAKRRIILGTFVLSAGYYDAYYKKAMKVRTLLIRDFEEAFKVVDVIMTPASPTPPWKFGEKTANPLSMYLSDIFTVHANLVGVPGLVVPAGFINTADSFKHSLPVGLQILGPHFREDLLYQVGYIFEQANPYWKERPKIIYE; from the coding sequence ATGAGTAGTTATATAAATCTTACAATTAAACAAGCACGCGAAATGTTAGATAGAAAAGAAATCTCATCATTTGAGCTAACAAAGTCTTATATTGAAAGAATTAAAAAACTAGATAGCCAACTTAATGCTTTTTTAACAGTTTGTGAAGACGAAGCCCTGCAAGCTGCAAAAGCAGCAGACAAAAGAATTGTACAAGGAGAATCTACTCCTCTTTTAGGAATACCTATTGCTCTAAAAGATCTTTTCATAACTCGCGGCATTCGCACAACTGCTGCTTCTAAAGTCCTTGAAAACTATATTCCTCAATACGATGGTACTGTAGTAAAACGACTTAAAGATGCAGGAGCAATTATCTTGGGAAAAACCAATCTTGATGCATGGGCACATGGTTCAAGCGGTGAAAACTCAGATTTCCAACCCACCAAAAATCCTTATCATCTTGATTATATTCCTGGTGGGTCAAGTAGTGGATCATCAGTTGCAGTCGCAGCTGATCTTGCTTTGGCAGCTAGTGGTACTGATACAGGAGGCTCCATAAGACTTCCGGCAAGTTTTTGCAATGTCGTTGGACTAAAGCCAACATATGGAAGAGTAAGCAGGTACGGTGTTATTGCAATGGCTTCCTCACTCGACTCAATAGGCCACTTTACCAAAACCGTTGAAGATAATGCGCTCTATCTTAGCGTAAGCGCAGGTCAAGATCCAATGGATGCCACTACTCCTCCTGTACCAGTTCCAGATTATCTGCAAAAACTTAAAGCAGGTGTAAAAGGACTTAAGATTGGCGTGCCTAAAGAATATTTTATACAAGGACTAGATGCAAAAGTAAAAGCATGCATAGAAAAAGCTCTTCTTTTTTATCAAGAACAAGGTGCAGAACTTATAGAGATATCACTCCCCCACACAACTTATGCTATTGAAGTATATTATATTATTCAAACAGCAGAAGTCTCATCCAATCTTGCCAGATATGATGGGATAAGGTATGGAAAAGATAGATCATACTTTTCAGATGAAGCAAAACGGCGTATCATCCTGGGAACATTCGTCCTTTCAGCTGGATATTATGATGCATACTACAAAAAAGCTATGAAGGTAAGAACACTTCTTATACGCGATTTTGAAGAAGCGTTCAAAGTTGTGGATGTAATTATGACTCCTGCTTCTCCCACCCCTCCTTGGAAATTTGGAGAAAAAACAGCAAATCCTCTTAGCATGTATCTTTCAGATATTTTTACCGTACATGCAAATCTTGTCGGAGTTCCCGGCCTTGTAGTCCCTGCTGGATTCATAAACACTGCAGATAGTTTCAAACATTCACTTCCAGTTGGTCTTCAGATACTTGGACCACATTTCAGAGAAGACCTTCTTTATCAAGTTGGATATATTTTTGAACAAGCTAATCCCTATTGGAAAGAGAGGCCTAAAATCATATATGAATAA
- a CDS encoding glutamine amidotransferase: MKKMKLIIGWLYPDLMSTYGDRGNIIVLQKRAKWRDIDTEIISLSVGSSSKELRKSDLIFMGGAQDRQQKIVAEDFRKGKSEILKEMIEDFVPGLYICGAYQFLGKYYKEADGTVIEGLGILDLYTENPGINVPRLIGNIVFRSSFLPENTTIVGFENHGGRTYLGKKVKSLGQVLKGYGNNGVDGSEGAIYKNTIGSYLHGPMLPKNPHVADFLLAAALKRKYQENIHLQKLDDELEIKAHSVIVRKLKIRV, translated from the coding sequence ATGAAAAAAATGAAGCTTATAATTGGATGGTTGTATCCTGATCTTATGAGCACTTATGGAGATCGAGGCAACATAATTGTTCTTCAAAAACGCGCAAAATGGCGCGATATTGATACTGAAATTATTAGTCTTTCAGTAGGATCTTCTTCAAAAGAACTCAGAAAATCAGATCTTATATTTATGGGAGGAGCTCAAGATAGACAACAAAAAATAGTAGCAGAGGATTTTCGTAAAGGAAAATCAGAGATTCTTAAAGAAATGATTGAAGACTTTGTTCCAGGTCTTTATATTTGCGGAGCATATCAATTTTTGGGGAAATATTATAAAGAAGCTGATGGAACCGTTATTGAAGGATTAGGTATTCTTGATCTCTACACAGAAAATCCCGGTATTAATGTACCTCGCCTTATAGGAAACATTGTCTTTAGATCTTCATTTTTACCAGAAAATACAACTATAGTTGGATTTGAAAATCATGGCGGAAGAACATATCTTGGTAAAAAAGTAAAATCTCTTGGACAAGTACTGAAAGGATATGGTAACAATGGTGTTGATGGCTCTGAAGGAGCAATCTATAAAAATACTATTGGATCCTATCTTCATGGTCCAATGCTACCGAAAAATCCTCATGTTGCTGATTTTCTTCTTGCAGCAGCATTAAAAAGAAAATATCAAGAGAACATTCATCTACAAAAATTGGATGATGAATTAGAAATAAAAGCTCACTCTGTAATTGTCAGAAAGTTAAAGATTAGAGTATAA
- a CDS encoding UDP-N-acetylmuramyl peptide synthase encodes MLNSLIITTGKIISKFIRLINAGNGTTWPGHIALKFNPQFINDLKKKSNLTVILVIGTNGKTTTTSLLRHLFTSAGKNVIQNESGANLPNGIASVFLLNSSIFGNIRADIAILEVDENAFSTVANMVTPDAIVVLNLFRDQLDRYGEVNTIALKWKKTLDSLPPVDLFLNADDPQIAYLEKNSQHKVYFFGADPNDAQEKNVEHASDSIYCPNCGEKLHYSRVFYSHLGIWNCTKCHYKHSNHVFRNAPFYPLSGLYNKYNIHAAVLVAKTLGVLDTTLQQSLTTFKPVFGRQETLIIDNKKVQIILAKNPSGFNQALRTIIDQNPKVVLLLLNDRIADGNDISWIWDTDVELLRNAHTNIFISGDRAWDLGLRIKYADFPQNTFTVIDDLPKAVVAAINATKSNDTLFILPTYTAMLEVRKILTGRKIL; translated from the coding sequence AGATTGATTAATGCGGGTAATGGAACTACTTGGCCTGGACATATCGCTCTTAAATTTAATCCACAATTTATAAATGATCTCAAAAAGAAATCTAATCTTACTGTGATATTGGTTATAGGAACAAATGGAAAAACAACAACCACAAGTCTTCTTCGTCATCTATTCACATCTGCAGGTAAAAATGTAATTCAGAATGAATCAGGAGCAAATCTTCCCAATGGTATTGCATCTGTTTTTCTCCTTAATTCATCAATTTTCGGAAATATAAGAGCAGATATTGCTATTCTTGAAGTAGATGAAAATGCATTTTCAACAGTCGCCAACATGGTCACTCCTGATGCAATAGTCGTACTTAATCTTTTTCGTGATCAACTCGATAGATACGGAGAAGTCAACACAATTGCCCTAAAATGGAAAAAAACGCTTGATTCTCTTCCTCCAGTTGATCTTTTTCTTAACGCAGATGATCCTCAGATTGCCTACCTTGAAAAAAATTCACAACACAAAGTGTATTTTTTTGGTGCAGATCCAAATGATGCACAAGAAAAAAATGTAGAACATGCATCAGACTCAATTTACTGTCCAAATTGCGGGGAAAAGCTTCATTATTCTCGAGTTTTTTACTCACATCTGGGAATTTGGAACTGCACTAAATGTCATTATAAACATAGCAACCATGTTTTTAGAAATGCTCCCTTCTACCCCCTTTCTGGTCTTTATAACAAATATAATATTCATGCTGCTGTACTTGTTGCCAAAACACTTGGTGTTCTAGATACTACGCTACAACAATCTCTAACTACATTCAAACCTGTCTTCGGCAGACAAGAGACGTTAATTATTGACAACAAAAAAGTTCAGATAATTCTTGCGAAAAATCCATCTGGTTTTAATCAAGCACTGAGAACAATAATCGATCAAAATCCTAAAGTAGTATTACTTTTACTTAATGATAGGATTGCCGATGGCAATGATATCTCTTGGATCTGGGACACAGATGTAGAACTTCTCAGAAATGCTCACACTAACATTTTTATTTCTGGAGATCGTGCGTGGGATTTAGGATTGAGAATAAAGTACGCAGATTTTCCTCAAAACACATTTACTGTTATTGATGATCTCCCAAAAGCTGTTGTTGCAGCTATTAATGCAACAAAAAGCAATGACACTCTTTTTATTCTCCCTACTTACACAGCTATGCTTGAAGTAAGAAAAATATTAACAGGGAGAAAAATACTATGA